A single Hemiscyllium ocellatum isolate sHemOce1 chromosome X, sHemOce1.pat.X.cur, whole genome shotgun sequence DNA region contains:
- the tspan31 gene encoding tetraspanin-31, whose translation MVCGGFTCSKNALIALNVVYILVGLLLIGVAAWGKSYGIVSSINIIGGVIAVGVFLLLIAVVGLIGAVNHHQVMLFFYMVILFLVFLIQFGVSCSCLALNRSQQEHLLKLTWNRMSNTTRQDLEHQLNCCGFMNDTENIATYLTDHLLCKEHCKPKGCKTCGNVMLTHSGQALRILGGVGLFFSFTEILGVWLAMRFRNQKDPRANPSAFL comes from the exons ATGGTTTGCGGTGGTTTCACCTGTTCCAAGAATGCGCTAATTGCTTTAAATGTGGTGTACATA CTTGTTGGACTGTTACTTATCGGAGTAGCAGCATGGGGCAAAAGTTACGGCATTGTTTCCAGTATAAACATCATTGGTGGAGTCATTGCTGTGGGGGTCTTTCTGCTtctcattgctgttgttggactTATCGGAGCAGTCAATCACCATCAAGTCATGCTGTTCTTT TATATGGTTATTTTATTCCTGGTCTTTTTAATTCAGTTTGGAGTCTCCTGTTCATGCCTGGCTCTTAACCGAAGTCAACAG gAGCATCTGCTAAAGTTGACCTGGAACAGAATGTCAAATACAACCAGACAAGATCTAGAACACCAGCTGAATTGCTGTGGATTTATGAATGATACAGAGAATATTGCCACCTATTTGACTGATCACTTATTGTGTAAAGAA CACTGCAAACCAAAAGGTTGTAAAACTTGTGGGAATGTCATGCTGACACATTCTGGTCAGGCTCTAAGAATTCTGGGTGGAGTAGGGCTTTTCTTCAGCTTCACTGAG ATCCTTGGAGTTTGGCTAGCTATGCGTTTTAGGAACCAGAAAGACCCTCGAGCAAACCCTAGTGCCTTTTTGTAG